The segment CCCGATCTGCTACATCAATGTTGGCGCGATCGAGGACTGGAACGACGATTATGCCCAATTCCCCAAAGACGTGATTGGCAACCCCTATTGGGGTTGGGAAGGCGAAAACTGGCTTGATATCAGCCGGTTCGAGCAATTCGCCCATATCATGGAGGCACGGTTTGACCTGTGTCGGGAAAAGGGTTTTCTGGGTGTCGAGCCGGATAATATCGATGCTTACGAAGCGGATGGGTCGAATAAAAAAACCGGGTTTGAACTGACACGTTCTGATCAGCTTCGTTATGTCGGATGGCTGATTGAGCAGGTGCATGCCCGCGGGCTTGCCATCGGGCAGAAGAATGCCGGCGAACTGGTTCCGGAACTGGTCGGCCGGATGGATTTTGCCCTGCTTGAATCATCCTTTCGGTTTGGCTTCATGGATGCGTTTTTACCTTATTCAAAGATGAAAAAGCCGGTTTTTGCGGTCGAATATGTCGAAGAAGGGACCGATCCGGACCGGTTCTGCCCTGAAGCCCGAAAATACGGTTTCCAGGGTATCGTCGCGCATCTTGAACTGGATCAGAAACCCGAAAACTGTCCTTGATCAGGGGCGCGCTTCACCGCATTGTTCCGACAGAAATGCAAAGGGATGAAGCAATGACCGACAACAACACGCCAGATACCGACCTGAATGCCCGCCATGATGAAAAAATGAAGAAGATCAAGGCCGCGCGCGACAAGATGATGGCGCAGAAGATCGACAAAAAGGGCCTGATCATCGTTCATACAGGCAAGGGCAAAGGCAAGTCGTCATCGGCATTTGGCATGGCGATGCGGTGTGTCGGACATGACATGAAAGTCGGCGTTGTGCAGTTCATCAAGGGTGGTTGGGAAACCGGCGAGGCAAAGCTTTTGAAGAAGTTTCCCGATCTTTGCGAATTTCACGCCATGGGCGCGGGCTTTACCTGGGAAACACAGAACCGGGCGCAGGATGTTGCACTGGCGCGTGAAGCCTGGAACAAGGCGCTTGAGATGATGCGCGACCCAAGCTTTGCCATGGTGATCCTTGACGAGATCAACATCGTTCTGCGCTATGATTTCCTGCCGCTTGATGATGTTCTGGCAGCGTTGGCGGATAAACTGCCCGACCAGCACGTTGTACTGACCGGCCGAAATGCGCCCGATACCCTGATCGAGGCGGCGGACCTTGTGACCGAGATGACCATGATCAAACATCCGTTCCGCGAACAGGGAATCAAGGCACAGATCGGTGTCGAGTTCTAATCTGCCGTTTCGGTGGATAGCCAGATACAGGAAAGTTTTGAAACCGGAATGAGTGTGCGCCCTGTTCCTGCTTTGATGTTGCAAGGTACCGGTTCGGATGTCGGCAAGTCCCTGCTGGTAGCCGGATTATGCCGTGCTTTTGCGCGGCGCGGGCTTCGTGTGCGTCCGTTCAAGCCGCAAAACATGTCCAACAATGCGGCCGTGACCGATGATGGCGGTGAAATTGGTCGGGCACAGGCGTTACAGGCGCGTGCATGCGGCATTCCGACATCGGTTCATATGAACCCGGTTCTGCTGAAACCGCAAAGTGACATCGGCGCACAGGTCGTGGTGCAGGGCAAGGTCCTGACCAGTGCGAAGGCGCGGGATTATTACCGGCTGAAACGCGATTTGCTGCCGCGTGTGACTGAAAGCTTCGATCTGGTGGCACAGGACGCCGATCTTGTGCTTGTCGAAGGTGCAGGATCACCGGCTGAGGTTAATCTGCGCGCGGCTGATATTGCCAATATGGGCTTTGCCGAGGCGGCAAGAATCCCGGTGGTGCTGGTGGGGGATATTGATCGGGGCGGGGTGATCGCATCAATTGTCGGTACGCATGCCCTGCTGTCCGAAGGGGACCGTCACTGGCTGCGTGGCTATATCATCAACAAGTTTCGCGGTGATGTCTCGCTGTTCGAGCCTGCCTTGCAGATCATCCGCGATCATACGGGACTTGAAAGTTACGGTATCGCAACATATTGGCAAGGGGCCAATCGCCTGCCTGCCGAGGATGGTGTCGCGCTTGAAAAAGCCGGACGTTATGTGCGGGCCGGTAAGGACGGAAAACTGATTAGGGTTGCAGTGCCGCATATGCCGCGGATTGCGAATTTTGATGACCTTGATCCGCTGGCGGCCGAGCCGGATGTCGAACTTCGGATCATTAAACCGGGCGAGGTTATTCCGGCCGATATCGACCTTGTACTGTTGCCTGGAAGCAAATCGACTACATCCGATCTTCGTTTCCTGAAAGAACAGGATTGGGATATCGACATTCTGGCGCATTACCGCCGGGGCGGTCATGTGATTGGTATTTGCGGCGGGTATCAGATGCTGGGGCGCATGGTCCATGATCCCGACGGGATCGAAGGTGAGGCGGGATCAGAAGCCGGGCTTGGATTGCTTGACGTTGAAACCGTGATGGGCGGTGACAAGACGCTGCGTCAAACCGCCGGGCTGGCGGAACTTGGCGGGGGTGCGGCCAATATTCCGGTCAGTGGCTATGAAATCCATATGGGCGAGACAGCCGGGCCGGATCGCGACCGAAGCTGGCTTTGTCTTGAAGGCGGGATAATGGACGGTGCGCAAAGTGCGGACGGGCGCGTTGCAGGCTGCTATTTGCATGGTCTGTTTGGCAGTGATGCGTTCCGGTCGGCCTATCTGGCGGGGCTCGCCGGGCGGTTGCGTGATGGCAGTACCGATTTCGAGGCAGGGATTGAAGCAGCGCTTGATGAACTGGCCGATCATGTCGAAGCGTGTCTTGATCTTGACGGGCTTTTGGCGTTGGCGCGAAGCCGGTCGGATTGAACGGATGACAAAAAGCGCAAGATTGGTACCGTTTGGCGCGACAAAGCCTTTACATTGGCGCATTTGCGTGGTTTGAGAGAATTTGAAATTCCGGTCCTGTAATGAATGGCGCACAGACGCCATATGGTATCAAACCGCCATATGCGGCCCGGTTTGCAAAACGTTCATCCTTGGTTGGGTATCTTCAATTCCATGCGTCAATTACATCATTTCTGGCTATCACCGTTTTCGCGCAAAGTGCGTCTGGTTCTGGCCGAGAAGAAGCTTGAATTCGAGCTTAAGGCAGAACCTGTCTGGGAGCGACGCGACGCGTTTCTGTCGCTGAACCCGGCGGGCGAAGTGCCTGTTCTGGAAGAAGAAGACGGCACGGTCCTGTGCGATTCAACCGTGATCTGCGAATATCTGGATGAAGTTTATGCCGACATCCCGCTTTTGGGAGCTGATGCCAAGGAACGTGCGGAAATCCGCCGCCTTGTCGCGTGGTTTGACGGCAAGTTCAACCGCGAGGTTACCGATCATCTGCTGGGCGAGAAGCTTTTGAAACGCTTCTTCTCGACAGGCACGCCGGATACCAAAATCCTGCGCGCCGGGCGCACCAATGCAGCCTATCATCTCGATTATATCGGATGGTTGTTTGAACGTCGAAACTGGCTGGCGGGTGAACATCTGACCATGGCCGATATTGCCGCAGCTGCCCAGATTTCCGTGATTGATTATATGGGTGATATCAACTGGTCAAAACATCCGCGTGCTAGGGATTGGTATATGCGGATCAAAAGCCGCCCTGCGATGCGCGACATTCTGGCGGACCGGCAGGCAAGCTTCCCTCCATCCCCGCATTATGCCGATCTGGATTTTGAATGACGGGTTCCTCGAAGGTCGACAGCTTTTATCCACAAGGTGGCCTTAACGCCGCCAGCTATGACCTTCGTGCCGAGCTTGATCGCAAATTATTCGAAGATCCGATCCCGTTTTATCGTGATATTGCCGTCAACATCGGTGGCCCGGTTCTTGAACTGGGCTGCGGGACAGGCTGGATTGCCGCCGCCATTCGTGAGGCCGGTATTGCGGTTGAGGGGCTTGATCTTTCCGATGCGATGCTGACACAGGCGCGCGCGAAATATCCCGACATGATTTGGCACAAGGGCGATATGTGCAACTTTGATCTGGGGCGGCAATTTGCCCTGATCATTATTCCGTTTCGCGGATTTCAGGAAATCACTGATGGCAATGATCAGCAGCGATGCCTTGCCGCGGTCTTTGCTCATTTGCGACCGGGCGGAATGCTGGTTCTTGATCTGATTGATCCGGATTTACGTTATTGTCTGCCGGAAGGTGACCCGGAAAGTGTTGAACTGCCGCTGTTTCCGATGCCAGATGGCGTTGGTGCGCCAGACAGCCGGTTGCGGATCACTGCGATGGAACGAACCAGCGATCCCCTGACCCAGCGGTTTGAAGAACATTGGCGGTTCGAGGAAATTGATCTTACGGGCAATGTCCTACGATGCGAGGATTGCTGGCATCATATGCGATGGGTTCATCGCAGTGAAATGCGGTTGATGTTGCAGATTTCAGGATTTGTTTCGATATCGGAATTTTCTGACTTCAAAGGTAATCCGCCGCGTTATGCCGCCAATCAGGTCTGGATGGTAAAACGGCCGGACTGATGTCCGGCCGTTTTATTTAAATCCTGCGCAACCTAATTCCCGGAGAACTTTTGGGCACCTGCCAACGCTTCCTGACGTTCGTTTTCGGGCAGGGGAACAAGGCCGTTATCAGCCAGCAGGCCTTCTTCGCCGATCACGGCGTCCGAGGTATAGGTTGCGACAAATGCACCCAGCGTGCGGACCAGTTGCTGATGATCGTCCTTTACATAAAGGTAAAGTGCACGTGATCCCGGATAGCTGCCATCCAGAATGGTGTCATAATCAGGTGCAACACCATTGATCGGAATGCCCTGCATGGCTTCACGGTTGCGATCAAGGTTATTGAAACCCATCACACCATAGGATTTTGGATCTTTTTCAAGTTTGCTGATCACCAGTCGATCATTTTCACCTGCCTCGATATAGGCACCATCTTCGCGGATGGTGCGGCAAAGCAGGCGGAAGCTTTCAGGATCGGTCGATTCGAGGCTTGCGATATCGCTGAATTCGGCACAGCCCTTATCCATCAGAAGCTGTCCCATCAGGTCGCGCGTGCCCGAAGTCGGCGGCGGGCCGTAAACGCGGATCGGAATGTCTGGCAGGTTGGCGTCGATATCGGACCATTTGACATGCGGGTTCGGAACGCTTGCCCCCTGAACCGGAACGGTGCGTGCCAGTGCCAGATAAAGCTGGCGGGCCGACAGCGTCATTGTCGGAGCCTTACGTGATCCCAACAGGACGATGCCGTCATAGCCGATTTTGATTTCGCTGATATTGCGCACCGAATTGGCGGCACAGATGGCGGTTTCCGAACCGGTTATCTGGCGCGATGCATCGACGATGTCGGGATATTCCGAACCGATTCCGCCGCAGAACAGTTTGAAACCACCGCCCGAGCCGGTGCTCTCAACCACCGGGGCCGGTTCACCGGTGGTCTTGCCGAAATATTCGGCGACCTTGGTGGTCAGCGGAAAGATCGTCGAAGAACCGACAATCCTGATCTGGTCGCGGGCCTGTGCCGTGCTGGCGGCAATCATCATCGTTACGGATGCGGCAATGGCGGTCGTGGCAATCAAACGACGCATGGGGTCCCCCGGCTGAAAATCTGGCGATATGGTCCCGAAACCGGCGGGCACATATCAAATGCGGATCAGAACCTATTCCGATCCGGTCTGAACATCCATCTTTTCTATATTCGCTCTTGCCGCATCAGCGACAGGGGTTCCGTTTGAATTTTCTATGACAGTTAGATAATCCTGACGCGCAAGATCGTTATTTTCGGCAATCCGATGCAGGTTTGCACGTTCGAAAAGCGCCTGAATATTGTTGGGGGATAGTTCCAGAGCGCGTTGAATATCGGTCATGGCGAGGTCGTAGGTTTCCAGCATACGCCATGCCGTGCCACGATAGATCAGGGCTTCGACATTGTCTGGATCAAGATCAAGCGCATTGTTCAGATCGTCGATCGAGTCCCAATACTGCCCGGCCATGCCCAGAACCATTGCCCGATCAACCCAAAGGGTTGGATCGTTTTTGACCATGTCCAAGGCACGTGATTGATCGCGCCAGGCAAACTCAAGATTGCCAGCCATCATCCAGCTTTGCCCGGCTTGTGCCAGAAGCCCGGCAACGACCTGTTGGGGGGATGTGCTTTCATCGGCAAGTGCATCAAGGCGGGTTGCGGCTTCTTCGTATTTTTCAAGCGCAATCAGCGCGACCGCGACACAATGCTTTGCCGGTTCCCCGCCACCCATATCGCGCCATGCAATGGCACTTTCAAACCCGTCTTCTGGTTTGAGGCGAGCGAGTTTCAGGCAGTCCTGATATTGCCTGGCGTCATCGGCACTCATATTTGTGCCTTGTGCCAAGGCCTGTCTTTGCGTGCCAAACGAAACCAGCATCATGCCAAACAGGGTCATCGCAACGAGTGATGATGCGCGCAAGGTTTTGCGTGCAAACAGTTCAGACATGGTAGGCCTTTCAGTTTGGCGTCAGTTTTAAAAGCGACGAGGCGTTGGCCAGCATACGGGTGTATTGCTCGTACCGACCAGAACCTGTTTATCAGGTCCGCATTGCAAATCATGAAAGCGGCAAGAAAATGATTGTGATTTC is part of the Thalassospira lucentensis genome and harbors:
- a CDS encoding endo alpha-1,4 polygalactosaminidase, producing MRAFFAVAGLVLQFGAGSGSAAADDWPKVPNGPLHWQLQGDIDIGGSIRVTDSDLFETTTDQVQEWREAGIFPICYINVGAIEDWNDDYAQFPKDVIGNPYWGWEGENWLDISRFEQFAHIMEARFDLCREKGFLGVEPDNIDAYEADGSNKKTGFELTRSDQLRYVGWLIEQVHARGLAIGQKNAGELVPELVGRMDFALLESSFRFGFMDAFLPYSKMKKPVFAVEYVEEGTDPDRFCPEARKYGFQGIVAHLELDQKPENCP
- the cobO gene encoding cob(I)yrinic acid a,c-diamide adenosyltransferase; this translates as MTDNNTPDTDLNARHDEKMKKIKAARDKMMAQKIDKKGLIIVHTGKGKGKSSSAFGMAMRCVGHDMKVGVVQFIKGGWETGEAKLLKKFPDLCEFHAMGAGFTWETQNRAQDVALAREAWNKALEMMRDPSFAMVILDEINIVLRYDFLPLDDVLAALADKLPDQHVVLTGRNAPDTLIEAADLVTEMTMIKHPFREQGIKAQIGVEF
- a CDS encoding cobyric acid synthase — encoded protein: MSVRPVPALMLQGTGSDVGKSLLVAGLCRAFARRGLRVRPFKPQNMSNNAAVTDDGGEIGRAQALQARACGIPTSVHMNPVLLKPQSDIGAQVVVQGKVLTSAKARDYYRLKRDLLPRVTESFDLVAQDADLVLVEGAGSPAEVNLRAADIANMGFAEAARIPVVLVGDIDRGGVIASIVGTHALLSEGDRHWLRGYIINKFRGDVSLFEPALQIIRDHTGLESYGIATYWQGANRLPAEDGVALEKAGRYVRAGKDGKLIRVAVPHMPRIANFDDLDPLAAEPDVELRIIKPGEVIPADIDLVLLPGSKSTTSDLRFLKEQDWDIDILAHYRRGGHVIGICGGYQMLGRMVHDPDGIEGEAGSEAGLGLLDVETVMGGDKTLRQTAGLAELGGGAANIPVSGYEIHMGETAGPDRDRSWLCLEGGIMDGAQSADGRVAGCYLHGLFGSDAFRSAYLAGLAGRLRDGSTDFEAGIEAALDELADHVEACLDLDGLLALARSRSD
- a CDS encoding glutathione S-transferase family protein — encoded protein: MRQLHHFWLSPFSRKVRLVLAEKKLEFELKAEPVWERRDAFLSLNPAGEVPVLEEEDGTVLCDSTVICEYLDEVYADIPLLGADAKERAEIRRLVAWFDGKFNREVTDHLLGEKLLKRFFSTGTPDTKILRAGRTNAAYHLDYIGWLFERRNWLAGEHLTMADIAAAAQISVIDYMGDINWSKHPRARDWYMRIKSRPAMRDILADRQASFPPSPHYADLDFE
- a CDS encoding class I SAM-dependent methyltransferase, which encodes MTGSSKVDSFYPQGGLNAASYDLRAELDRKLFEDPIPFYRDIAVNIGGPVLELGCGTGWIAAAIREAGIAVEGLDLSDAMLTQARAKYPDMIWHKGDMCNFDLGRQFALIIIPFRGFQEITDGNDQQRCLAAVFAHLRPGGMLVLDLIDPDLRYCLPEGDPESVELPLFPMPDGVGAPDSRLRITAMERTSDPLTQRFEEHWRFEEIDLTGNVLRCEDCWHHMRWVHRSEMRLMLQISGFVSISEFSDFKGNPPRYAANQVWMVKRPD
- a CDS encoding substrate-binding domain-containing protein, with amino-acid sequence MRRLIATTAIAASVTMMIAASTAQARDQIRIVGSSTIFPLTTKVAEYFGKTTGEPAPVVESTGSGGGFKLFCGGIGSEYPDIVDASRQITGSETAICAANSVRNISEIKIGYDGIVLLGSRKAPTMTLSARQLYLALARTVPVQGASVPNPHVKWSDIDANLPDIPIRVYGPPPTSGTRDLMGQLLMDKGCAEFSDIASLESTDPESFRLLCRTIREDGAYIEAGENDRLVISKLEKDPKSYGVMGFNNLDRNREAMQGIPINGVAPDYDTILDGSYPGSRALYLYVKDDHQQLVRTLGAFVATYTSDAVIGEEGLLADNGLVPLPENERQEALAGAQKFSGN
- a CDS encoding tetratricopeptide repeat protein; amino-acid sequence: MSELFARKTLRASSLVAMTLFGMMLVSFGTQRQALAQGTNMSADDARQYQDCLKLARLKPEDGFESAIAWRDMGGGEPAKHCVAVALIALEKYEEAATRLDALADESTSPQQVVAGLLAQAGQSWMMAGNLEFAWRDQSRALDMVKNDPTLWVDRAMVLGMAGQYWDSIDDLNNALDLDPDNVEALIYRGTAWRMLETYDLAMTDIQRALELSPNNIQALFERANLHRIAENNDLARQDYLTVIENSNGTPVADAARANIEKMDVQTGSE